Within the Luteimonas sp. JM171 genome, the region CACCCTGCAGCTGTCGATCAAGGCCAAGGACGAAGCCGAGACCGCCGCCACCCTGGCCGAGTACAACAAGGCCGCCGCCGAGGCTTCCAGCGGCACCACCAAGCTGGGCGCGCTGCTGCGCGAGCAGCTGGAAGGCAAGTCGGAGTAAGACCGCGCACCGGCGGCCCGGGCAACCGGGCCGCCGGCCGCGATCGAAGGGGGAATGTACGGGTCCATGACCAAGTCGGAACTGATCGAGATCCTGGCCGGGCGCCAGGCCCACCTGAAGGCCGATGACGTCGACCTGGCGGTGAAGTCCCTGCTCGAGATCATGGCCGCGTCCCTCGCCGGGGGCGAGCGGATCGAGATCCGCGGCTTCGGCAGCTTTTCCCTGCATTACCGGCCGCCGCGTACCGGCCGCAACCCGAAGACGGGCGCCGCAGTGGCCCTGCCGGGCAAGTACGTGCCGCATTTCAAGCCGGGCAAGGAGCTGCGCGAGCGCGTCAGCGACGTGATGCCCCTGCCGAACGAAGACTGACGGCCGGCAGCCGGATTCCGGGAGCGAGACCGCATGGCCTTCATGACCGAATGGTTCTGGTTCTTCCTGCTGCTGCCCGCGGCGGCCCTGTCGGGCTGGGTAATTGGCAGGCGAGGGGGAGAGCGCCACAGCGACACCCAGGTCAGCCGCCTGTCGACCACCTATTTCCGGGGCCTGAACTACCTGCTCAGCGAACAGCCGGACAAGGCGATCGAGCTGTTCCTGCACATCGCCGAGCTGGACAAGGACACCTTCGAGACCCAGATCGCGCTGGGCCACCTGTTCCGCCGCCGCGGCGAGGTCGACCGGGCCATTCGCCTGCACCAGGGGCTGGTGCAACGCAACGACCTGAGCGACCAGCAGCGCGTGGAGGCCCTGCTGGCGCTGGGCGAGGACTACATGAAGTCCGGCCTGCTGGACCGGGCGGAAACCGTGTTCACGGAGCTTGCCCAGCTCGACCAGCGTGCGCCGCAGGCGCTCAAGCACCTGATCAGCATCTACCAGGCCGAGCGCGACTGGGCCAAGGCCATCGAGAACGCCACCCGCTACGAGGAGGCCACAGGCGAGCCGATGGGGCGCCTGATCGCGCACTTCGAATGCGAACTGGCGGAGCGCCACCTGTCCACCGGCGACATCGATGCTGCCCGCGAAGCGGTCCGCCGCGCCTACGCCGCGGACTCCAAGTCGGTGCGCGCCGGGATCCTGGAGGGCCGGGTCGAAATCGACGCCGGCAACGACGTCGCCGCCATCCGCGCGCTTGAGCGTGCCGCCCGCCACGATACCGACTTCCTGCCCGAGATCATCCCCCTGCTGCGCTCGGCCTATGAGCGCATCGGCGATGCCACCGGCGCCCGCAACTTCCTTGCGGAAATGACCGAGCATTACCGCGGCATCGCGCCGGTCCTCGCGCTCACCAAGCTGGTGCAGGCGGAGAAGGGCACCACCCAGGCCCGGGCCTACCTCACCGAGCAGCTCAAGGACCGCCCGTCCGTGCGGGGCGAGGCGGCGCTGATCGAGCTCACCCTGGCCGACAACGGCCTGTCTGATCCCCTGGCCACGCTGCACGATCTCAAGCTCATCACCGACCAGCTGCTGGTCCGCAACCCCAGCTACCGCTGCAGCCACTGCGGCTTCGGCGCGCGCAGCCACCACTGGCAGTGCCCGAGCTGCAAGCAGTGGGGCACCATCAAGCCGCTGCTGAACTTCGCAGTGGTGTGACCATGGCGCCGCCTCCGGTCGCACCGGCCTTCCTGTTCGCCGGCGCGCTGGGCGCGGGCGCGGCAATCACCTGGCTCGCCCTGCGGTATGCACGGCGGCGCGGCCTGCTTGACCAGCCTGGAGAGCGCCGCAGCCACAGTGTGGCAACGCCGCGGGGCGGCGGCCTTTCGATCGCGATCGTCATGGTGGCGGTGCTGCTGGCGATGGGCTGGTGGTATCCGGCATTGCGGCCCGTGCTCCAGGCCGGTGCGCTCGGCCTGGTGCTGGTGGCCACGGTGGGCTGGATCGATGACCACCGGCCCCTGTCGGCGAAGCTGCGGCTGATGGTCCATGCCATCGCCGCCGTGCTGCTTGCGGGAGCGGCGTGGCTTTCGGGCTACGGGCCGCTGGTGGCCGCAATCGCCTTCGTGGCGGTGCTGGTGCTGGTGAACGTCTGGAACTTCATGGACGGGATCGACGGCCTCGCGGCCAGCCAGGCGGCCATCGCCGGCGCAGGATATGCGCTGCTGGCAGGTGCGGGTTCGCCGGCCGGGCTGTTCGCCCTTGCCCTGGCCGGCGCGTGCCTGGGGTTCCTGCCGTTCAATTTCCCGCGCGCGCGCATTTTCATGGGTGACGTCGGCAGCGGCTCGCTGGGGCAGGGGCTGGCGCTGCTGCTCGTGCTCGCGATGGCGGAAGGCGGCGACCAAGTTGCCCCTGCCGGCTGGCCGCTGCTGATGCTGCCCTTGGCCGCGTTCCTGGTCGATGCCAGCCTGACCCTGGGTCGCCGGATCCTGCGCCGGGAAGCCTGGTGGGAGCCGCACGTTCAGCATGCGTATCAGGTGTGGTCGCGCAGACTGGGGCGTCACGCGCCGGTGACCGTGGCGTATGCATTCTGGTCCATGGCGGGTATGGCCTTGATGCTTGTCATGAATCGAACGCCCGGGACGTTTATCATTGCGTCCGCGGTAACGCTCGGTTGGTGCCTGGTTTCCGGGGCCGGCTGGCTGGCACTGCAGCGCACACCCCAGGAAGGCAAAGGACGGACGCAGTACAAATGAATCCTTGGAAGGACCGGGTCGTCATCGCGCTGCCGCGCCTGGCAATCGTTGCCCATGACCTGCTCATGGTCTGGCTGTGCTGGATCGGCCTGCACCAGTTCCGGCTGTCGATGCAGCCGTTCGCCCCGCAGGTGCCGCTGTGGTCCACCGAGATCGCGCTGGTGCTGGGCGTGCAGGCGCTGGTGCTGTGGCGGGTGGGCCTGTACCGCGGGGTCTGGCGATTCGCCAGCGTTCCCGACCTCATCAACATCCTGAAGGCCAGCCTGTTCGGCCTGTTGGGCATCGTCTTCGTGCTGGCGCTGTCGAACCGCCTGGAGCCGGTGCCGCGCACGGTGCTGGTGATGTACCCGGTGGTGCTCACGGCGCTGCTGGGCATGCCGCGGCTGCTGTACCGCAGCTGGAAGGACTACAGCATCAACCGCACCGACCAGTCGGCGGTGCGGGTACTCATCCTTGGCGCCGGGCAGGCGGGGGAAGCCCTGCTGCGCGACCTGCGCCGCACGGGTTCCTACCAGGCCGTCGGCTTCCTCGACGACGCGGTCAAGCTGCATGGCAGCCACCTGCAGGGCGTGCCGGTGCTGGGCAAGATCGAGGACGTGGGCCGGATCGCGCCGGAGACGGCCGCCAAGCTGCTGATCATCGCCATGCCCTCGCTCGACGCGGCGCAGATGCGTCGGGTGGTGGCTGCCTGCGACGGCACCGGGCTTCCATTCCGCACCGTGCCCAGGATCGACGACCTGCTGGAAGGGCGGTCCTTGCCCGGCGAACTCAAGGAAGTCGCGATCGAGGACCTGCTCGGCCGCAAGCCGGTCACGCCTGACTGGAAGGCGATCCGTGACTGGCTGGGTGGACGCAGCGTGCTGGTGACTGGCGGCGGTGGATCGATTGGCGCCGAGCTGTGCCGCCAGTGCGCGCGGCATGGGGCACGCCAGATCGCCATCGTCGAGATCGACGAGCTGGCCCTGGCCACGATCGAAGCACAGCTGCGCCGCGATTTCCCCCAGATCCAGTGCGTGCCGGTGCTGGGCGACTGCGGCGACCCGGCGGTGATGCGCCACGCCCTGTCGCTGGCCTCGCCCGAGGCGGTCTTCCACGCGGCCGCTTACAAGCAGGTCCCGGTGCTGGAATCGCAGCTGCGCGAGGCGGTACGCAACAACGTGCTGGCGACCGAGACCGTGGTGGCGGAGACCGTACGCGCCGGCGTCGCCAGCTTCGTTCTGATCTCGACCGACAAGGCGGTTGATCCCGTCAACGTGCTGGGCGCCACCAAGCGCCTGGGCGAGATGGTGTGCCAGGCCATGGCCGGCCCCGCGTCCACCCGCTTTGTCACCGTCCGCTTTGGCAACGTGCTGGATTCGGCAGGCAGCGTGGTTCCCCTGTTCCGCGAGCAGATCCGCAGCGGCGGGCCCGTCACGGTCACCGATCCTGAAGTCACGCGCTACTTCATGACCATCCCCGAGGCCTGCCAGCTCATCCTGCAGGCTGCGGCGATGGGGTCGCGGCATGCGATCTACACCCTGGACATGGGAGAGCCGGTCTCGATCCGGTTGCTGGCGGAGCAGATGATCCGCCTGGCTGGCAAGCAGCCAGAGCGCGACATCGCAATCGTGTACACCGGACTGCGGCAGGGCGAGAAGCTCCATGAAACCCTGTTCCATGCCGACGAGCGCTACCGGCCCACCTCGCATCCCAAGATCCTGCAGGCGGAGGCCCGCGCGATCCAGGAGGAGCGGGTGTTCCACGCGGTCGACCGCATGCGCGCCTCGGTGGCCGAGTACGATCTCCCGGCGCTTTCCCAGCTCCTGCGCGATTCCGTGCCGGAGTTTTCCCCACAGGCCGCGCCGCGCGAGCCTGAGGTCGCCACCGTGGTGGCATTCCCCGCAAGACACGCAAGGAAGACATGACCCGACGCATCCGCAAGGCCGTATTCCCAGTCGCCGGACTGGGCACCCGTTTCCTGCCCGCCACCAAGACCGTTCCCAAGGAGATGCTGCCGATCGTGGACCGGCCGCTGATCCAGTACGCGGTGGACGAGGCGATCGAGGCCGGCTGCGACACCCTGGTGTTCGTGACCAACCGCTACAAGCATTCGGTGGCCGATTACTTCGACAAGGCCTACGAACTGGAGGACAAGCTTGAGCGCGCCGGCAAGGCCGAGCAGTTGGAGATGATCCGCAATCCGCTCCCTTCGCACGTGCGCACCGTGTTCGTCACCCAGCCGGAAGCGCTGGGCCTGGGCCACGCGGTGCTGTGTGCGCGGCCGGTGGTGGGCGACGAGCCGTTCGCGGTGATGCTGCCCGACGACCTGATCTGGAACGCGGGCCCGGGCGCGCTGGCGCAGATGGCCGACCATGCGGAAAAAACCGGCGCCGGCGTGATCGCGGTGCAGGACGTGCCGCGCGAGCGGACCTCAAGCTATGGCATCGTCGCCACCGATGGCTTCCAGGACCGGCATGGCGCGATCCGCGGCATGGTCGAGAAGCCGAATCCCGAGGATGCCCCGAGCACGCTGGGCGTGGTGGGCCGGTATGTGCTCCAGCCTGGCATCTTCGACGCGCTGGAGAGCACCGGCCGCGGCAGCGGCGGGGAAATCCAGCTGACCGATGCCATCGCATCCATGATCGCCGACGGCAGCCGCCATGACGCCTACCGCTTCCAGGGCACCCGCTTCGACTGCGGCACGCACATCGGCCTGATTGAGGCGACCATCCGCTTCGCGCTCGACCATGAGAAGTTGAGCGAGCCGGCGCGGGCCAGCATGCAGAAGGCCCTGGACGAGCTCGCGGTGGCCGAGCACGACTGACCGGCCAGGCCCGCCCGCAACGAGGCGGGGCGGGCCTTGGCCAGGGGCCCGTTACAGGGCTTCGAAGATCCCGGCGGCGCCCATGCCGGTGCCGATGCACATGGTCACCATGCCGTACTTCTGCTGCCTGCGGCGCAGGCCGTGGAGGAGGGTGGCGGTGCGCACGGCGCCGGTGGCGCCCAGCGGGTGTCCCAGCGCGATTGCGCCGCCCAGCGGATTCACCTTGTCCGGATCCAGCTCCGAGTCGCGGATCACCGCCAGCGCCTGCGCGGCAAAGGCCTCGTTGAGCTCGATCCAGTCCAGCTGGTCCTTTGAAAGCCCGGCCTGCTTGAGCGCCTTGGGAATCGCCGCGATCGGCCCGATGCCCATCACCTCCGGACGCACGCCGGCCACGGAGAAGCTCACGAACCTGGCCAGCGGCGTCAGCCCGTAGTCCTTGATCGCCTGCTCGGAAGCCAGCAGCACCGCGCCGGCGCCATCGCTCATCTGCGACGAGTTGCCGGCCGTCACCGTGCCGCCGAACTGGCCGTTGCGGAACACCGGGCGCAGCCTGGCCAGGCCTTCCGCCGAAGTATCCGGCCGCGGGCCCTCGTCGGTATCCACCATGCGCTTCTGCATCCGGATCACGTTCCCGTCCAGGTCCGGCTGGTGGGAGACGATCTCGTACGGGCTGATCTCCTCCCTGAACTCGCCGGCCCCGATCGCCTTCAGCGCCTTCTGGTGCGAAGCCAGCGCGAACGCGTCCTGGTCGTCGCGGGACACCTTCCATTCCTCGGCCACCTTCTCGGCGGTGATGCCCATGCCGTAGGCGATCGCCACGTTGTCATCCTTGAACACGCTGGGCGAGAGCGCGATCTTGTTGCCCATCATCGGCACCATGCTCATGCTCTCGGTGCCGCCGGCGAGCACGAGGTCGGCCGTGCCCAGGCGGATCTGGTCGGCGGCCAGCGCCACCGCCTGCAAGCCCGACGAACAGAAGCGGTTGATGGTCTGCGCGGCAACCGTATCGGGCAGCCCCGCCAACAGCACGCCGATGCGCGCCACGTTCATTCCCTGCTCGGCCTCGGGCATCGCGCAGCCGATCACCGCGTCCTCGATGCGGTTCACATCGATGCCCGGCGCCTGGGCGATCACGGACTTGAGCACATGCGCGAGCATGTCGTCGGGGCGGGTGTTGCGGAACATGCCGCGCGGCGCCTTGCCCACCGGGGTGCGGGTGGCGGCGACGATGTAGGCGTCCTGGATCTGCTTGGTCATGGTCGTGTTCCTCATCAGTTCCTGAGCGGCTTGCCGGTCTTGAGCATGTGCGCGATGCGCTCCTGGGTCTTCGGCATCTGCGCCAGCGCCACGAAATGCTCGCGCTCCAGGCGCAGCAGCCAGTCCTCGTCCACCTTCGCGCCGCGGTCGACCTCGCCGCCGCACAAGGCATCGGCGATGCGCTCGGCGATCTCGTTGTCGTGCGGGCTGATGAAGCGGCCCTCCAGCATGTTCACCAGCATCATTTTCAGCGTGGCGATGCCGACGTCGCCGGCCACCTCGACGGCCCGCTCTGGCAGGGGCGGACGATAGCCGGCCTCCGCCATCGCCAGCGCCTGCTGGCGCGCCACGTGCAGCAGCTCGTGGGCATGGAAGACCACCACGTCATCGGGCCGCAACAGCCCCAGCGACTTGGCCTCCATGGCCGAAGTCGACACCTTCGCCATCGCCACGGTCTCGAAGCCGCGCTTGAGTCCAGCCAGCACGTCGCCGCCCGGGCCGGCGGCGCGCGCCGCACGCACCGCCAGTTCCTTGAGCCCGCCACCGGCCGGCAGCAGGCCCACGCCGGCCTCCACCAGGCCGATATAGCTCTCGAGATGGGCCACGGTGCGCGCCGCATGCATCTGGAACTCGCAGCCGCCGCCCAGTG harbors:
- a CDS encoding integration host factor subunit beta, with translation MTKSELIEILAGRQAHLKADDVDLAVKSLLEIMAASLAGGERIEIRGFGSFSLHYRPPRTGRNPKTGAAVALPGKYVPHFKPGKELRERVSDVMPLPNED
- the lapB gene encoding lipopolysaccharide assembly protein LapB; translation: MAFMTEWFWFFLLLPAAALSGWVIGRRGGERHSDTQVSRLSTTYFRGLNYLLSEQPDKAIELFLHIAELDKDTFETQIALGHLFRRRGEVDRAIRLHQGLVQRNDLSDQQRVEALLALGEDYMKSGLLDRAETVFTELAQLDQRAPQALKHLISIYQAERDWAKAIENATRYEEATGEPMGRLIAHFECELAERHLSTGDIDAAREAVRRAYAADSKSVRAGILEGRVEIDAGNDVAAIRALERAARHDTDFLPEIIPLLRSAYERIGDATGARNFLAEMTEHYRGIAPVLALTKLVQAEKGTTQARAYLTEQLKDRPSVRGEAALIELTLADNGLSDPLATLHDLKLITDQLLVRNPSYRCSHCGFGARSHHWQCPSCKQWGTIKPLLNFAVV
- a CDS encoding glycosyltransferase family 4 protein, which encodes MPELQAVGHHQAAAELRSGVTMAPPPVAPAFLFAGALGAGAAITWLALRYARRRGLLDQPGERRSHSVATPRGGGLSIAIVMVAVLLAMGWWYPALRPVLQAGALGLVLVATVGWIDDHRPLSAKLRLMVHAIAAVLLAGAAWLSGYGPLVAAIAFVAVLVLVNVWNFMDGIDGLAASQAAIAGAGYALLAGAGSPAGLFALALAGACLGFLPFNFPRARIFMGDVGSGSLGQGLALLLVLAMAEGGDQVAPAGWPLLMLPLAAFLVDASLTLGRRILRREAWWEPHVQHAYQVWSRRLGRHAPVTVAYAFWSMAGMALMLVMNRTPGTFIIASAVTLGWCLVSGAGWLALQRTPQEGKGRTQYK
- a CDS encoding nucleoside-diphosphate sugar epimerase/dehydratase — protein: MNPWKDRVVIALPRLAIVAHDLLMVWLCWIGLHQFRLSMQPFAPQVPLWSTEIALVLGVQALVLWRVGLYRGVWRFASVPDLINILKASLFGLLGIVFVLALSNRLEPVPRTVLVMYPVVLTALLGMPRLLYRSWKDYSINRTDQSAVRVLILGAGQAGEALLRDLRRTGSYQAVGFLDDAVKLHGSHLQGVPVLGKIEDVGRIAPETAAKLLIIAMPSLDAAQMRRVVAACDGTGLPFRTVPRIDDLLEGRSLPGELKEVAIEDLLGRKPVTPDWKAIRDWLGGRSVLVTGGGGSIGAELCRQCARHGARQIAIVEIDELALATIEAQLRRDFPQIQCVPVLGDCGDPAVMRHALSLASPEAVFHAAAYKQVPVLESQLREAVRNNVLATETVVAETVRAGVASFVLISTDKAVDPVNVLGATKRLGEMVCQAMAGPASTRFVTVRFGNVLDSAGSVVPLFREQIRSGGPVTVTDPEVTRYFMTIPEACQLILQAAAMGSRHAIYTLDMGEPVSIRLLAEQMIRLAGKQPERDIAIVYTGLRQGEKLHETLFHADERYRPTSHPKILQAEARAIQEERVFHAVDRMRASVAEYDLPALSQLLRDSVPEFSPQAAPREPEVATVVAFPARHARKT
- the galU gene encoding UTP--glucose-1-phosphate uridylyltransferase GalU, producing MTRRIRKAVFPVAGLGTRFLPATKTVPKEMLPIVDRPLIQYAVDEAIEAGCDTLVFVTNRYKHSVADYFDKAYELEDKLERAGKAEQLEMIRNPLPSHVRTVFVTQPEALGLGHAVLCARPVVGDEPFAVMLPDDLIWNAGPGALAQMADHAEKTGAGVIAVQDVPRERTSSYGIVATDGFQDRHGAIRGMVEKPNPEDAPSTLGVVGRYVLQPGIFDALESTGRGSGGEIQLTDAIASMIADGSRHDAYRFQGTRFDCGTHIGLIEATIRFALDHEKLSEPARASMQKALDELAVAEHD
- a CDS encoding acetyl-CoA C-acyltransferase, yielding MTKQIQDAYIVAATRTPVGKAPRGMFRNTRPDDMLAHVLKSVIAQAPGIDVNRIEDAVIGCAMPEAEQGMNVARIGVLLAGLPDTVAAQTINRFCSSGLQAVALAADQIRLGTADLVLAGGTESMSMVPMMGNKIALSPSVFKDDNVAIAYGMGITAEKVAEEWKVSRDDQDAFALASHQKALKAIGAGEFREEISPYEIVSHQPDLDGNVIRMQKRMVDTDEGPRPDTSAEGLARLRPVFRNGQFGGTVTAGNSSQMSDGAGAVLLASEQAIKDYGLTPLARFVSFSVAGVRPEVMGIGPIAAIPKALKQAGLSKDQLDWIELNEAFAAQALAVIRDSELDPDKVNPLGGAIALGHPLGATGAVRTATLLHGLRRRQQKYGMVTMCIGTGMGAAGIFEAL